In a single window of the Phycisphaerales bacterium genome:
- a CDS encoding VOC family protein translates to MLFIGDIHIYVSDFTLALRFWADGLRLEVAEKEVSTHAGYARLNFPDGGTSIRLLGPVEPWPQGERLPSTKYPTVRFDITTTTFDETLVRLIEHGGRQVDDIESYQNLRIVTLADPDGNLFELLELDEDEDDRALDTASEVT, encoded by the coding sequence ATGCTGTTCATCGGTGACATCCACATCTACGTCAGCGACTTCACGCTTGCCCTGCGATTCTGGGCGGATGGCCTGCGGCTCGAAGTGGCTGAGAAGGAAGTCAGCACCCATGCGGGCTATGCACGGCTGAACTTCCCCGACGGCGGCACTTCCATTCGGCTGCTCGGCCCAGTCGAACCTTGGCCGCAGGGCGAGCGCCTCCCGAGCACGAAATATCCGACTGTCCGCTTCGACATTACCACGACCACCTTCGACGAGACACTCGTGCGTCTGATCGAGCACGGCGGCCGACAGGTCGACGACATCGAAAGCTACCAGAATCTGCGCATCGTCACGCTCGCTGATCCCGATGGCAACCTGTTTGAGCTGCTCGAACTCGATGAGGATGAGGACGACCGCGCGCTCGACACCGCGTCGGAAGTAACCTGA
- a CDS encoding response regulator transcription factor — protein MSTDTQENPALSSSDRAGPLIQIVARHALDRAAYRVLLAAYGQPWVLADADFGAPQNRPTPCGQPQVVICIVDAPRAEALEVLERIRRHHPEARLLIVSGATDAGHISWWSGCALDGYVPKDVEPQDLCAAVCALLRRETWFPAHILSLLEHGRRTAAHAARLSRREAELLPLLARGLALRDAAELMGISYKTADSYRTGLLRKLGVRDRVELARYAIRHHLVEP, from the coding sequence ATGTCGACAGACACGCAGGAAAACCCAGCCCTATCGTCGTCGGACCGCGCCGGACCGCTCATTCAGATTGTGGCGCGCCATGCGCTTGATCGGGCGGCCTATCGGGTCCTGCTCGCTGCGTATGGGCAACCGTGGGTGCTGGCCGACGCGGATTTCGGCGCACCACAGAACCGGCCGACGCCGTGCGGCCAACCGCAAGTCGTCATCTGCATTGTGGATGCGCCGCGGGCGGAGGCGCTGGAAGTGCTGGAGCGCATCCGGCGGCACCATCCCGAGGCCCGGCTGCTGATTGTCTCCGGCGCGACGGATGCGGGTCACATCTCCTGGTGGAGCGGCTGCGCGCTCGATGGCTATGTACCGAAGGATGTCGAACCGCAGGACCTCTGTGCCGCCGTTTGCGCCTTGCTCAGGCGCGAGACCTGGTTCCCGGCGCACATCCTGTCGCTGCTGGAGCATGGTCGGCGCACCGCAGCCCACGCGGCGCGCCTTTCGCGACGCGAGGCGGAGCTGTTGCCGCTGCTGGCGCGCGGCCTGGCACTGCGTGATGCGGCGGAGTTGATGGGCATCAGCTACAAGACCGCGGATTCCTACCGTACAGGACTGCTGCGTAAGCTCGGGGTGCGTGACCGGGTGGAGCTGGCGCGCTACGCGATCCGTCATCACCTCGTCGAACCCTGA
- a CDS encoding uracil-DNA glycosylase yields the protein MQSEALRNWLRNEQRLGIPLYPLPADEASRRLRALLGHSWSAPVAEAVATPQRSNGQGQPGAVPPPARISGGRTAGGSAGGRIGVVDDVDLPPLCTRELSVSEAAAALQSLDEGLVRGCRKCRLFEGRTQTVFGVGRVRPELVFVGEGPGADEDAQGEPFVGRAGQLLTRMIAAMSLTRDQVYICNVVKCRPPGNRTPEDDEMAACSPYLFRQLAILRPKVIVTLGRPASQTLLSTKTPIGKLRGVFHDFPPPELAAFGLPVAKLMPTFHPAYLLRNPPAKKEAWEDLQQVMGLLGLQTPPR from the coding sequence ATGCAATCGGAAGCCCTTCGAAACTGGCTCCGTAACGAGCAGCGGCTCGGAATACCGCTTTACCCGCTACCGGCTGACGAAGCGTCCCGCCGACTGCGGGCCCTGCTTGGCCACTCGTGGTCGGCTCCTGTTGCCGAGGCCGTGGCTACTCCGCAGCGCAGCAACGGGCAGGGGCAGCCGGGGGCGGTGCCGCCGCCCGCGCGGATCTCCGGCGGGAGAACGGCCGGTGGCAGTGCGGGGGGACGCATCGGAGTGGTGGATGACGTGGATCTCCCGCCTTTGTGTACGCGGGAACTGAGCGTCTCGGAGGCCGCGGCCGCGCTCCAATCGCTGGACGAGGGGCTTGTTCGCGGGTGCCGGAAGTGCCGACTGTTCGAGGGCCGTACGCAGACGGTCTTTGGAGTGGGTCGGGTTCGCCCGGAGCTTGTGTTCGTGGGCGAGGGACCCGGGGCCGACGAGGATGCGCAGGGCGAACCGTTCGTGGGCCGCGCCGGCCAGTTACTCACGCGCATGATCGCCGCGATGTCGTTGACGCGCGACCAGGTCTACATCTGCAATGTCGTCAAGTGCCGCCCTCCCGGCAACCGCACGCCCGAAGACGATGAGATGGCGGCTTGCAGTCCCTACCTGTTCAGGCAGTTGGCGATTCTACGGCCGAAGGTCATCGTCACGCTGGGTCGACCGGCGTCGCAGACGCTGCTGTCCACCAAGACCCCGATCGGAAAGCTGCGTGGAGTCTTCCACGACTTTCCGCCACCGGAACTGGCGGCTTTCGGCCTGCCCGTAGCGAAGCTCATGCCGACATTTCATCCGGCGTACCTGCTGCGCAATCCGCCCGCGAAGAAAGAAGCGTGGGAAGACTTGCAGCAGGTGATGGGCCTGCTGGGACTTCAAACGCCGCCGCGCTAG
- a CDS encoding cation:dicarboxylase symporter family transporter encodes MKLHNLIFLGMLAGVAVGFGLWQVAEVAAKSGTAPPAWHGPVLWTLDLLGPTLFMGLLRMIIAPLILASIVAGVTSLPNLRQLGSIGWKTLVYYMLTTTLAVGIGLAAVLIIRPGERPASQEARDRALSEQSTLRERYADISGQRALDGAGTPRPEYVAWLRGQRQLAGAEGSRYEAQQRAIRAAEQRTPGEIFINDILAPMLSNPFAALADTNALGIICFALLLGIACSFVGAPAQPVVQFFQGLNGVIMQITQWLMSVSPIAIACIVAKLVADTGPSVFVSLGWYCATVIGGIGLHILLLLAICALVGRIGPRRLWQGLREAYMIAFSTRSSAATLPVTINCVTRKLGVSPKVANFSLPLGATMNMDGTALYEGVAIIFLIQIFGGLDDVQITMTAMTTLLIFITAVLASVGAAAVPNAGLVTMVIVANAVNLPIYYIPLIFAVDAVLDMFRTSTNVLGDAVGAIVVDRLEHGSSGPPLA; translated from the coding sequence ATGAAATTGCACAACCTCATCTTCCTCGGCATGCTGGCAGGTGTGGCGGTGGGTTTCGGGCTCTGGCAAGTTGCGGAAGTCGCAGCCAAGTCCGGCACGGCCCCCCCCGCGTGGCATGGTCCGGTGCTGTGGACACTCGACCTGCTCGGGCCGACGCTTTTCATGGGCCTGCTGCGCATGATCATCGCGCCGCTGATCCTTGCAAGCATCGTGGCGGGGGTCACGAGTCTGCCGAACCTGCGGCAACTCGGCTCGATCGGCTGGAAGACTCTGGTCTATTACATGCTGACCACCACCCTCGCGGTCGGCATCGGTCTGGCGGCCGTACTGATCATCCGCCCAGGTGAACGTCCCGCCTCCCAGGAGGCCCGTGACCGGGCCCTGTCGGAGCAGTCCACGCTGCGGGAGCGCTATGCGGACATCAGTGGTCAGCGGGCCCTCGACGGCGCCGGCACCCCGCGTCCCGAGTACGTCGCCTGGCTGCGGGGACAGCGGCAACTGGCCGGCGCAGAGGGCTCGCGCTACGAAGCACAGCAACGTGCCATCCGGGCCGCCGAACAGCGGACTCCCGGGGAGATCTTCATTAACGACATCCTGGCGCCGATGCTGTCGAATCCCTTCGCCGCACTGGCTGATACGAATGCACTGGGCATCATCTGCTTCGCGCTGCTGCTGGGCATCGCGTGTTCCTTCGTTGGCGCCCCCGCCCAGCCGGTCGTGCAGTTCTTCCAGGGGCTCAACGGCGTGATCATGCAGATCACGCAGTGGCTCATGTCCGTGTCCCCCATCGCGATCGCCTGCATCGTGGCCAAGCTGGTCGCCGATACCGGCCCGAGCGTGTTCGTCAGTCTGGGCTGGTACTGCGCGACAGTCATCGGCGGAATCGGGCTGCACATTCTGCTGCTGCTCGCGATCTGCGCGCTGGTCGGTCGCATTGGTCCGCGCCGTCTCTGGCAGGGCCTGCGCGAGGCCTACATGATCGCGTTCTCGACGCGGTCCAGCGCAGCGACCCTGCCGGTGACGATCAATTGCGTCACCCGCAAACTCGGCGTATCGCCCAAGGTGGCGAACTTCTCGCTGCCGCTCGGCGCTACCATGAACATGGACGGCACCGCGCTCTACGAAGGGGTTGCAATCATCTTTCTGATTCAGATCTTCGGCGGGCTCGACGATGTACAGATCACCATGACCGCCATGACTACCCTGCTCATCTTCATCACGGCTGTCCTGGCCTCGGTGGGCGCCGCGGCCGTACCCAACGCCGGCCTCGTCACGATGGTGATCGTCGCCAACGCGGTCAACCTGCCGATCTACTACATCCCGCTGATCTTCGCGGTTGATGCCGTGCTCGACATGTTCCGTACCTCGACCAATGTCCTCGGCGACGCGGTCGGTGCCATCGTGGTCGACCGGCTGGAGCATGGGTCCAGTGGTCCCCCACTGGCCTGA
- the purD gene encoding phosphoribosylamine--glycine ligase → MDVLVIGSGGREHALCHALRRSRRLGRLFILPGNPGTAALGTNVRGDVNDIARALEIARREKIDLTIVGPEDPLAGGLVDAFEAAGHRIFGPCKAAAELESNKAFAKQLMRQYAVPTAEARIFDDFELAQQYIASRDDAVVIKAAGLAKGKGVVVCEDPSDGLIAAEKMLVHGQFGAAGRQIVVEERLLGREASLLAIVDGHTSYLLETAQDHKRLRDGDAGPNTGGMGAFSPSPVLTDALVQQVQSQILVPVLDGLVRQEMPYRGVLYIGLMVTSAGPKVLEFNCRFGDPETQVILPRLKSDLLDLLEAAVTGQLEQVEVRWDPRPALCVVMAAAGYPDVSTPAVPIRGIPEPTDDVIVFHAGTAKRGSELVTAGGRVLGVTALGDTLSAAHTRVYETVARIQFDGAQFRTDIGQPAAD, encoded by the coding sequence ATGGATGTTCTCGTGATCGGCTCGGGCGGCCGTGAGCACGCCCTGTGCCACGCTCTGCGCCGTTCGCGCCGGCTGGGGCGGTTGTTCATCCTGCCAGGCAACCCCGGCACGGCCGCGCTGGGAACGAATGTGCGCGGCGATGTCAACGACATCGCCCGCGCTCTCGAGATTGCGCGCCGCGAGAAAATCGATCTCACGATCGTCGGCCCGGAAGATCCGCTCGCCGGGGGCCTGGTCGACGCGTTTGAAGCAGCGGGTCACCGCATCTTCGGCCCGTGCAAGGCAGCGGCGGAACTGGAATCCAACAAGGCCTTCGCCAAACAGCTCATGCGCCAATATGCCGTACCGACGGCCGAAGCCCGCATTTTCGACGATTTCGAGCTCGCTCAGCAGTACATCGCCTCACGCGACGACGCCGTAGTCATCAAGGCCGCCGGACTCGCCAAGGGCAAGGGGGTCGTCGTCTGCGAAGATCCGTCTGATGGTCTCATCGCAGCGGAAAAGATGCTGGTGCATGGTCAGTTCGGCGCGGCCGGCCGGCAGATCGTGGTGGAGGAGCGGCTGCTCGGGCGCGAGGCATCACTGCTGGCAATCGTGGACGGCCACACGTCGTACCTGCTCGAGACCGCCCAGGATCACAAGCGCCTCCGAGACGGTGACGCGGGCCCCAATACCGGTGGCATGGGGGCGTTCTCACCCTCACCGGTGCTCACCGACGCACTCGTGCAACAGGTGCAATCACAGATCCTGGTACCCGTACTGGACGGCCTTGTGCGGCAGGAGATGCCCTATCGCGGCGTACTTTACATCGGGTTGATGGTGACCAGCGCGGGCCCCAAGGTGCTCGAATTCAACTGCCGTTTCGGTGATCCGGAGACTCAGGTCATCCTCCCGCGGCTGAAATCCGACCTGCTCGACCTGCTCGAGGCCGCAGTCACCGGCCAGCTCGAACAAGTCGAGGTGCGCTGGGATCCACGACCGGCCTTGTGCGTGGTGATGGCTGCGGCCGGCTACCCGGATGTCTCTACCCCTGCCGTGCCGATTCGCGGCATTCCGGAGCCCACCGACGACGTCATCGTATTCCACGCCGGGACTGCGAAGCGCGGCTCCGAACTCGTCACCGCGGGCGGCCGTGTGCTGGGTGTAACGGCGCTGGGCGATACGCTCTCGGCCGCACACACGCGCGTGTACGAGACGGTCGCCCGTATCCAGTTCGATGGTGCGCAGTTCCGCACGGACATCGGACAGCCCGCGGCCGATTGA
- a CDS encoding SDR family oxidoreductase — protein MSVLNPEPRSTARPPRLMNKIALVTGAARGIGAAIAHAFAAEGAMVWLTDIRDSMGATAASELGTTAQYARLDVRHEDDWERVTAAVLAQHGRLDILVNNAGITGFEERTAPQDPEHTTLAAWREVHTTNLDGVFLGCRYGIRAMRRNGTGSIINLGSRSGVVGIPGAVAYASSKAAIRNHTKSVALYCAEQGLRIRCNVIQPAAILTPMWEPLLGAGPDRAARMAEYTRDTPLQRFGQPEEVAALAVHLAADESAYTTGAEFTVDGGLLAGTAVPPRLVSDDRANAEKQGA, from the coding sequence ATGTCCGTCTTGAATCCCGAGCCACGATCAACCGCACGTCCACCACGTTTGATGAACAAGATCGCGCTCGTCACCGGAGCCGCGCGCGGCATCGGCGCCGCCATCGCCCACGCCTTCGCCGCCGAGGGCGCCATGGTGTGGCTCACGGACATCCGCGACAGTATGGGTGCGACTGCGGCTTCCGAACTCGGCACCACGGCACAATATGCCCGGCTGGATGTGCGCCACGAAGACGACTGGGAACGCGTCACTGCGGCGGTACTCGCACAGCACGGCCGGCTCGACATTCTGGTCAACAACGCCGGCATCACGGGGTTTGAAGAGCGCACGGCACCGCAGGACCCCGAACATACGACTCTTGCCGCATGGCGGGAAGTCCATACGACCAACCTCGATGGCGTGTTTCTTGGCTGCCGCTACGGCATCCGCGCGATGCGTCGCAACGGGACGGGTTCCATCATCAACCTGGGCTCACGATCGGGTGTGGTCGGCATTCCTGGTGCGGTGGCATACGCCTCGAGCAAGGCCGCCATCCGCAACCATACCAAGTCGGTCGCGCTGTACTGCGCGGAACAGGGCCTGCGCATCCGGTGCAACGTGATTCAACCGGCGGCCATTCTGACACCCATGTGGGAGCCGCTTTTGGGTGCAGGACCGGACCGGGCCGCACGGATGGCCGAGTACACGCGCGATACACCGCTGCAACGCTTCGGGCAGCCGGAGGAGGTCGCGGCGCTCGCAGTTCACCTCGCGGCCGATGAGTCGGCTTACACAACCGGCGCGGAGTTCACGGTGGACGGCGGCCTGCTGGCGGGCACTGCGGTTCCGCCGCGCCTGGTGTCAGACGACCGTGCCAATGCAGAGAAACAGGGCGCCTGA
- a CDS encoding PEGA domain-containing protein produces the protein MIGTTRGRRIWTFAGMLSTGLICTGCVERIGRIDTRPSGALVFVNDEEIGATPAQFSFTWYGDYDLVFRKPGYETLKTNHRLETPWWQYPPVDFLVECLWPGMIRDVHDFPVYELQPAQQPTTSDLVERAVELRSQAGDEAP, from the coding sequence ATGATCGGAACCACGCGCGGCAGGCGAATCTGGACTTTCGCGGGGATGCTTTCCACGGGGCTGATCTGCACGGGCTGCGTCGAGCGGATCGGGCGCATCGACACGCGGCCGTCGGGAGCGTTGGTCTTCGTCAATGACGAGGAAATCGGGGCCACTCCGGCGCAGTTCAGTTTCACCTGGTACGGTGACTACGACCTGGTCTTTCGCAAGCCAGGTTACGAGACGTTGAAGACGAACCATCGCCTGGAAACGCCATGGTGGCAGTACCCACCGGTCGATTTCCTGGTGGAGTGCCTCTGGCCGGGGATGATTCGGGACGTACACGATTTCCCGGTCTACGAATTGCAGCCGGCGCAGCAGCCGACGACGTCCGATCTGGTAGAGCGGGCCGTCGAGTTGCGGTCGCAAGCCGGGGACGAGGCCCCTTGA
- a CDS encoding PilZ domain-containing protein, producing MVVVLDLTARQAARVLAQAVHTRAKLELEPRPEQCSELLWGTLAGRQDEALQIDLHDCDHVPALDLLVGAMCDVRTILSGQLCMFSSYFLEVQSSRVPRRLTLAVPSAIQVANRRRFARRNPTEPVPVRLTLGSQHPPYVAILANIGPQGLGCRVVSRELDDLLLIGDELQIEFVLPWCSDLFTLPAAVCSKTPCGEEGHMIVGLEFVSQGHEGTVARIAAAIDDEAARLSERGGEL from the coding sequence ATGGTCGTTGTACTCGACCTTACGGCCCGACAGGCGGCGCGCGTCCTGGCGCAAGCCGTCCATACCCGTGCCAAACTGGAACTGGAGCCACGGCCCGAGCAGTGCAGCGAACTGCTCTGGGGCACGCTGGCCGGGCGCCAGGACGAGGCCCTCCAGATCGACCTGCATGACTGCGACCACGTGCCCGCCCTCGACCTCCTCGTCGGCGCCATGTGCGATGTGCGCACCATCCTGAGCGGCCAACTTTGCATGTTTTCCTCGTATTTCCTCGAAGTGCAGAGTTCCCGCGTGCCGCGCCGACTGACCTTGGCCGTGCCCAGCGCCATCCAGGTCGCCAACCGGCGCCGGTTCGCTCGCCGCAACCCGACCGAGCCCGTACCGGTCCGCCTGACGCTCGGCAGTCAGCACCCGCCCTATGTCGCGATTCTCGCCAATATCGGTCCACAGGGGCTGGGATGCCGCGTGGTGAGCCGGGAACTCGACGATCTTCTTCTCATCGGTGATGAGCTTCAAATCGAGTTCGTACTTCCGTGGTGCAGTGACCTCTTCACGCTGCCCGCGGCCGTCTGCAGCAAGACGCCTTGCGGCGAAGAGGGCCACATGATCGTCGGCCTGGAGTTTGTTTCTCAAGGCCATGAGGGGACCGTCGCGCGAATTGCCGCCGCCATCGATGACGAAGCCGCCCGACTCTCGGAGCGGGGAGGAGAGCTATGA
- a CDS encoding cation-transporting P-type ATPase produces the protein MAMSTQKSQHNNTWHTLAPEAALEQLATSLEGLSAEDVAARLRTYGPNRLRPPQRTPAWQRFLQQFHNVLIYILLIAGLATALLQHWIDTGVILAVVVVNALIGFVQEGKAEKALEAISRMLSLNATVVRGGQRQTVPAEDLVPGDIVVLRSGDKVPADLRLLEVRELRIDEAMLTGESVPAEKATAAQPEMTTVGDRHGVAFSGTLVTSGTGKGMVIATGDATEIGKISALVSQTEMITTPLIRQMGQFGHVLAMVIVVFAALTFALGYFARGTPAVEMFMAAVALAVAAIPEGLPAIMTIVLAIGVQRMARRNAIIRRLPAVDTLGALTVVCSDKTGTLTRNEMTVTRVVTRAGEWEITGVGYAPEGAVRAGEGQTAESSAEVMQELLRAGALCNDADVIERDGAWQSEGDPMEGALLTLAMKAGLDPATERRRWETRDAIPFESRNRFMATLHRNPAGGALVLVKGGPERLVEMCARQIGPDGEQDFDAAFWQAEADRLAARGTRVLAIARGVAQPEQHSLDFKQVQHGLTMLGLFGIIDPPRSEAIAAVRQCHAAGIRVVMITGDHALTARAIGRELGIGDGEHALTGQQLDELAPDDLRKAAADVEVFARVSPEHKLRLVEAIQACGEVVAMTGDGVNDAPALKRADVGIAMGIKGTEVSKEAAEMVLTDDNFASIAHAVEEGRTVYDNLRKALLFILPTNGGEALTIFFAILLGLALPLTPVQVLWINMITAVTLALALAFEPPEAEVMKRNPRDPRAGLLSAYFLWRIGLVSVIMCAGTFGMFAWLQAQGATEELARTVAVNTMVMFEAFYLLNTRFIFAPVLNARGLFGSRPVLLAIGLVVLFQILFTYAPFMQQLFGTEPLALRHWLLLIAVAVTVLFIVELEKWIMRRRGTA, from the coding sequence ATGGCTATGTCGACGCAGAAATCACAGCACAACAACACCTGGCACACACTCGCCCCGGAAGCCGCCCTCGAACAGCTCGCAACGAGTCTCGAAGGACTGTCCGCGGAGGATGTCGCCGCGCGGCTGCGCACCTACGGCCCCAACCGGCTGCGACCACCGCAACGTACACCTGCCTGGCAGCGTTTCCTGCAGCAATTCCACAATGTGCTGATCTACATCCTGCTGATTGCGGGGCTCGCCACGGCACTGTTGCAGCATTGGATCGATACGGGCGTCATTCTTGCGGTGGTAGTCGTCAACGCGCTGATCGGGTTCGTACAGGAAGGCAAGGCGGAGAAAGCACTCGAGGCCATCAGTCGCATGCTGTCGCTGAACGCGACAGTGGTGCGCGGCGGGCAGCGTCAAACGGTGCCGGCGGAAGACCTGGTCCCGGGGGACATCGTCGTGCTGCGGTCCGGCGACAAGGTGCCGGCCGACCTGCGGCTGCTGGAGGTGCGCGAGCTGCGCATCGATGAGGCGATGCTGACGGGTGAATCCGTGCCGGCAGAGAAAGCCACCGCCGCCCAGCCGGAGATGACGACCGTCGGCGACCGGCACGGAGTCGCGTTTTCCGGGACGCTGGTCACGAGCGGCACGGGCAAGGGCATGGTCATCGCGACGGGGGACGCAACCGAGATCGGCAAGATCAGCGCGCTGGTTTCGCAGACGGAGATGATCACCACCCCGCTGATTCGGCAGATGGGTCAGTTCGGACATGTGCTGGCGATGGTCATCGTGGTGTTTGCGGCGCTGACGTTCGCGCTGGGCTATTTCGCGCGCGGGACGCCGGCGGTGGAAATGTTCATGGCGGCAGTCGCATTGGCGGTGGCCGCGATACCCGAGGGGCTGCCGGCCATCATGACCATCGTGCTGGCGATCGGTGTACAACGCATGGCCCGCCGGAATGCCATCATCCGGAGATTGCCGGCAGTCGATACGCTCGGCGCGCTGACCGTCGTCTGTTCGGACAAGACCGGGACACTCACACGCAACGAGATGACGGTGACGCGGGTCGTGACGCGTGCGGGAGAGTGGGAGATCACCGGTGTGGGGTACGCCCCGGAAGGCGCGGTGCGGGCCGGTGAGGGGCAGACCGCCGAGAGCTCAGCGGAGGTCATGCAGGAACTGCTGCGCGCCGGGGCGCTGTGCAACGATGCAGATGTCATCGAGCGCGACGGCGCCTGGCAATCGGAGGGCGACCCGATGGAGGGGGCGCTGCTGACGCTGGCGATGAAGGCCGGCCTCGACCCCGCAACGGAGCGCCGCCGATGGGAGACGCGCGACGCGATCCCGTTCGAGTCGCGGAATCGCTTCATGGCCACGTTGCACCGTAACCCCGCGGGTGGTGCGCTCGTGCTGGTGAAGGGCGGTCCGGAGCGCCTGGTCGAGATGTGCGCGCGGCAGATTGGACCAGACGGCGAGCAGGATTTTGACGCCGCGTTCTGGCAGGCGGAGGCCGACCGGCTGGCCGCCCGCGGCACGCGGGTGCTGGCCATCGCCCGCGGTGTCGCCCAGCCCGAGCAGCACTCGCTGGACTTCAAGCAGGTGCAGCACGGGCTGACGATGCTCGGTTTATTCGGGATCATCGATCCGCCGCGGTCGGAGGCCATCGCAGCCGTCCGGCAATGTCACGCCGCCGGTATTCGCGTCGTGATGATTACGGGGGACCACGCGCTGACCGCCCGCGCGATCGGCCGTGAGCTGGGGATCGGTGACGGAGAGCACGCACTCACCGGCCAGCAGCTCGACGAGCTTGCGCCGGATGATCTGCGGAAAGCAGCCGCTGACGTCGAGGTCTTCGCGCGTGTGAGCCCAGAGCACAAGCTGCGGCTGGTTGAGGCGATCCAGGCGTGCGGGGAGGTCGTCGCCATGACGGGCGACGGGGTCAACGATGCGCCGGCGCTGAAGCGCGCGGACGTCGGCATCGCGATGGGCATCAAGGGTACGGAGGTCTCCAAGGAGGCCGCCGAAATGGTGCTCACGGATGACAATTTCGCTTCCATCGCACACGCGGTCGAAGAAGGGCGCACGGTGTACGACAACCTCCGCAAGGCGCTCCTCTTCATCCTGCCGACAAACGGCGGCGAGGCCCTGACGATCTTTTTCGCGATTCTGCTGGGGTTGGCCTTGCCGCTGACACCAGTGCAGGTGCTCTGGATCAACATGATCACCGCGGTGACACTCGCTTTGGCGCTGGCGTTCGAACCACCCGAGGCGGAGGTCATGAAGCGGAATCCCCGGGACCCGCGCGCGGGCTTGCTGAGCGCGTACTTCCTGTGGCGGATCGGGCTGGTGTCGGTAATCATGTGCGCTGGCACGTTCGGCATGTTCGCGTGGTTGCAGGCCCAGGGTGCCACCGAGGAGTTGGCGCGGACCGTGGCGGTCAACACGATGGTCATGTTCGAGGCGTTCTACCTGCTCAACACACGCTTCATCTTCGCGCCCGTACTGAATGCGCGGGGGCTGTTCGGTAGCCGTCCGGTACTGCTTGCAATCGGGCTGGTGGTGCTGTTCCAGATCCTGTTCACCTACGCACCGTTCATGCAGCAGCTCTTCGGCACGGAACCGCTGGCGCTCCGGCACTGGCTTCTGTTGATCGCTGTGGCCGTGACGGTCCTGTTCATCGTGGAGCTGGAGAAGTGGATCATGCGCCGCCGCGGGACAGCGTGA
- a CDS encoding response regulator transcription factor, with translation MPPPRVLVVEDDAAIRRGVVDALQIAGYETLEAGRGDTGRQLAVDAEFDLLLLDLVLPGGDGLDILAALRTLRPTLPVIILTARGDESDRLAGFRRGADDYVVKPFSVQELLARVAAVLRRSPERPQAVSHFNLGNAAVDLARREVHFADGAVVELSERECELLRYLAENPSRVLSRDEILARVWRLDPRGLATRTIDMHIARLREKLRDDAAEPRVIVTVRGLGYKLAVRTPADAPAGEEP, from the coding sequence ATGCCCCCACCGCGCGTACTTGTCGTCGAGGACGACGCCGCCATTCGCCGTGGCGTCGTCGATGCTTTGCAGATCGCGGGCTATGAGACGCTCGAAGCGGGCCGCGGCGACACCGGTCGGCAACTCGCGGTGGATGCCGAATTCGACCTGCTGCTCCTCGACCTCGTCCTCCCCGGCGGTGACGGACTCGACATCCTCGCCGCGTTGCGCACGCTGCGACCGACCCTCCCCGTCATCATCCTCACCGCGCGCGGCGACGAGTCCGACCGCCTCGCCGGCTTCCGCCGCGGCGCTGACGACTATGTTGTCAAGCCATTCAGCGTGCAGGAACTGCTCGCGCGCGTCGCTGCCGTCCTGCGGCGTTCCCCGGAGCGCCCGCAGGCCGTCAGCCACTTCAACCTCGGCAACGCGGCCGTAGACCTGGCACGCCGCGAGGTGCATTTCGCCGATGGGGCGGTGGTGGAGCTCTCCGAGCGCGAGTGCGAGCTGTTGCGCTACCTCGCTGAGAACCCCAGCCGCGTGCTCTCGCGTGATGAGATTCTCGCACGCGTCTGGCGCCTCGACCCGCGCGGCCTGGCAACACGCACCATTGACATGCACATCGCCCGCCTGCGCGAGAAGCTCCGCGACGATGCCGCAGAGCCGCGCGTGATCGTGACCGTGCGGGGACTGGGCTACAAGCTGGCAGTGCGTACACCAGCCGACGCCCCTGCCGGTGAGGAGCCGTGA